The proteins below are encoded in one region of Manis pentadactyla isolate mManPen7 chromosome 2, mManPen7.hap1, whole genome shotgun sequence:
- the NEURL3 gene encoding E3 ubiquitin-protein ligase NEURL3 isoform X2, with product MGAWLSSPAEAEAPRETLRFHAKAKGAQVQLDALRCTARRRSTFHDGIVFSHRPVQPDERVALRVLWHEDCWCGGLRVGFTRLDPARVPALLLPPFLCPDLEQLSPTWAAVLPRHWVFPGNVIRFWVNRSGWLFANINAGPQLLLRKGVLTGAPLWAVMDVYGTTKAIQLLGTVALKTMCHSCWSLSPRTPNLAGLEWAHALFACLLGDFHAHAGNTEGLHLGNSRKTERRCLKEGQFGKESLQPTKSLLG from the exons ATGGGTGCCTGGCTCTCCTCCCCGGCTG AAGCCGAGGCGCCTCGAGAGACACTTCGCTTCCACGCTAAAGCCAAAGGCGCGCAGGTGCAGCTGGACGCGCTGCGCTGCACTGCGCGCCGGCGCTCCACCTTCCACGACGGCATCGTGTTCAGCCACCGGCCGGTGCAGCCCGACGAGCGTGTGGCGCTGCGCGTGCTGTGGCACGAGGACTGCTGGTGCGGCGGCCTCCGCGTGGGCTTCACGCGCCTGGACCCCGCGCGCGTGCCTGCGCTCCTCCTGCCGCCCTTCTTGTGCCCGGACCTGGAGCAGCTAAGCCCGACGTGGGCGGCCGTGCTGCCCAGACACTGGGTGTTCCCGGGGAACGTGATCCGCTTCTGGGTGAACCGCAGCGGCTGGCTCTTCGCCAATATCAACGCTGGTCCCCAGCTTCTGCTGCGCAAGGGCGTGCTCACCGGCGCCCCGCTCTGGGCCGTGATGGACGTGTACGGGACCACCAAGGCCATCCAGCTGCTGG GCACAGTGGCTTTAAAAACCATGTGTCACAGCTGCTGGAGCCTCTCCCCTAGAACACCTAACCTGGCAGGTCTGGAGTGGGCCCATGCGCTGTTTGCCTGCCTCCTGGGGGATTTTCATGCACATGCAGGTAACACTGAGGGTCTCCATTTAGGTAACAGTAGGAAGACAGAGAGGAGATGTCTAAAGGAAGGGCAGTTTGGGAAAGAGAGTCTACAACCCACAAAGTCTCTGCTTGGCTAA
- the NEURL3 gene encoding E3 ubiquitin-protein ligase NEURL3 isoform X1 — translation MGAWLSSPAEAEAPRETLRFHAKAKGAQVQLDALRCTARRRSTFHDGIVFSHRPVQPDERVALRVLWHEDCWCGGLRVGFTRLDPARVPALLLPPFLCPDLEQLSPTWAAVLPRHWVFPGNVIRFWVNRSGWLFANINAGPQLLLRKGVLTGAPLWAVMDVYGTTKAIQLLDPKASAFPTDGTFSTTTPWDLYVDIMSELDATAGGECAICFYRAANSCLVPCGHTLFCGSCAWRVFRDTAKCPMCRCDIKMVTSAWNPTALRTGKGFPAGAADWA, via the exons ATGGGTGCCTGGCTCTCCTCCCCGGCTG AAGCCGAGGCGCCTCGAGAGACACTTCGCTTCCACGCTAAAGCCAAAGGCGCGCAGGTGCAGCTGGACGCGCTGCGCTGCACTGCGCGCCGGCGCTCCACCTTCCACGACGGCATCGTGTTCAGCCACCGGCCGGTGCAGCCCGACGAGCGTGTGGCGCTGCGCGTGCTGTGGCACGAGGACTGCTGGTGCGGCGGCCTCCGCGTGGGCTTCACGCGCCTGGACCCCGCGCGCGTGCCTGCGCTCCTCCTGCCGCCCTTCTTGTGCCCGGACCTGGAGCAGCTAAGCCCGACGTGGGCGGCCGTGCTGCCCAGACACTGGGTGTTCCCGGGGAACGTGATCCGCTTCTGGGTGAACCGCAGCGGCTGGCTCTTCGCCAATATCAACGCTGGTCCCCAGCTTCTGCTGCGCAAGGGCGTGCTCACCGGCGCCCCGCTCTGGGCCGTGATGGACGTGTACGGGACCACCAAGGCCATCCAGCTGCTGG ACCCCAAAGCCAGCGCCTTCCCCACAGACGGCACCTTCAGCACAACCACGCCGTGGGACCTCTATGTTGACATTATGTCTGAGCTTGATG CCACAGCAGGAGGAGAGTGTGCCATCTGCTTCTACCGTGCTGCCAACAGCTGCCTTGTGCCCTGTGGTCACACACTCTTCTGCGGCTCCTGCGCCTGGCGAGTCTTCAGGGACACAGCCAAATGCCCCATGTGTCGCTGTGATATTAAGATGGTGACCTCAGCATGGAACCCTACTGCTCTGCGGACTGGCAAAGGCTTCCCGGCGGGGGCGGCAGATTGGGCCTAG